Proteins from a single region of bacterium:
- a CDS encoding chemotaxis response regulator protein-glutamate methylesterase has product MIRVLVVDDSAIVRSIFTKELSKHKDIEVVGTAPDPYVARDKIVNLDPDVITLDIEMPRMDGITFLGKLMKHYPKPVIIVSSLTRNGGKLALEAIDKGAVEVVAKPGEAYSVGDLTEQLADKIRAAYRVDMKRHMNKKSAASAMTTPASLASRALAETTNKVLAIGASTGGTEAIKEVLIRLPSSIPGTVIVQHMPPNFTTAFAARLNGLCQFEVKEAADGDVVRPGLALIAPGNFHMMLARSGARYFVKVVTGPMVHHQRPAVDVLFKSVSRYAGSNAAGVLLTGMGKDGAEGLLEMKNTGAKTIAQDEASSVVYGMPKEAVKLGAADRILDLFDIPSAIIDCFR; this is encoded by the coding sequence GCCATTGTCAGGAGCATATTTACCAAAGAACTCTCAAAACACAAGGATATCGAGGTAGTGGGGACTGCTCCCGATCCCTATGTGGCCCGGGACAAGATCGTTAATCTCGATCCTGATGTTATAACGCTGGATATCGAAATGCCGAGGATGGATGGAATAACCTTTCTCGGCAAGCTCATGAAACATTATCCGAAACCGGTGATTATCGTGAGCTCACTCACCCGTAACGGCGGCAAGCTGGCTCTCGAGGCGATAGACAAAGGCGCTGTCGAAGTTGTTGCCAAACCCGGTGAAGCATATTCGGTCGGAGACCTGACCGAGCAGCTCGCCGATAAGATACGGGCGGCTTACCGTGTCGATATGAAACGTCACATGAACAAGAAAAGCGCCGCCTCAGCCATGACGACACCTGCGTCCCTGGCTTCCCGCGCCCTTGCCGAAACGACGAACAAGGTTCTCGCCATCGGGGCATCCACAGGCGGGACCGAAGCGATAAAAGAGGTGCTTATCCGGCTTCCGAGCTCGATCCCGGGAACGGTTATCGTTCAGCATATGCCCCCGAATTTCACCACCGCTTTTGCCGCCCGCCTCAATGGTCTCTGTCAGTTCGAGGTCAAGGAAGCCGCGGACGGGGATGTCGTCCGTCCCGGTCTTGCCCTTATCGCTCCCGGCAATTTCCATATGATGCTGGCACGAAGCGGGGCGCGGTATTTTGTCAAGGTTGTAACCGGGCCCATGGTTCATCATCAGCGGCCTGCGGTGGATGTGCTGTTCAAGTCGGTGTCCCGGTATGCCGGTTCCAACGCCGCCGGTGTTTTGCTCACCGGTATGGGAAAGGACGGCGCCGAGGGGCTTCTCGAAATGAAAAACACCGGCGCGAAAACCATTGCACAGGATGAAGCGAGCTCTGTCGTTTACGGCATGCCGAAAGAAGCGGTAAAACTCGGCGCCGCCGACAGAATTCTCGATCTTTTCGATATTCCCTCCGCAATTATAGACTGTTTCCGTTAA
- a CDS encoding T9SS type A sorting domain-containing protein — MNNRFFRVLTIFFFTMLIAGNSFSWDSSAPLIIDHTATDLAQIPREYIDKAKSELHIAYGHTSHGSQLVTGMTGLVGFKGQLYAFNAGGKTGALDLRDTPFSGAEDLGNPDRTSWEKATRNYLKDHTDINVVIWSWCGQVSWASESDITTYLTLMSGLEKDYPGVRFVYMTGHLDGSGLNGDLHKRNEQIRRYCRENNKILYDFNDIESYDPDGTWFGDKIPNDNCDYDTDGNGSQDGNWAIEWQNAHPGEWYSCDAAHTQPLNANRKAYAAWWLWARLAGWQDTPAGVRERSDAVHAFSLGQNFPNPFNASTTIIYTVNEPFDGELVLYNCAGQKVKALVSGALSRGMHTVIWDGSDDHGRPVTSGVYLYRLMGHGAAEETKAMMYVK, encoded by the coding sequence ATGAACAACAGATTTTTCAGGGTACTAACGATTTTCTTTTTTACCATGCTTATCGCGGGGAACAGTTTTTCATGGGATTCTTCCGCTCCGCTGATCATCGATCACACCGCAACCGATCTCGCACAGATTCCCCGTGAGTACATCGATAAGGCAAAATCCGAGCTCCATATCGCGTACGGTCACACATCCCACGGCAGCCAGCTCGTAACCGGTATGACGGGGCTCGTCGGCTTCAAAGGTCAGCTTTATGCATTCAACGCCGGGGGGAAAACGGGCGCTCTCGATCTGCGCGACACCCCGTTCTCCGGCGCGGAGGACCTCGGCAATCCCGACAGAACCTCATGGGAAAAAGCAACCCGCAACTATTTGAAAGATCATACGGATATCAATGTCGTCATCTGGTCATGGTGCGGTCAGGTGAGCTGGGCAAGCGAGTCAGACATTACCACCTACCTCACACTCATGAGCGGCCTCGAAAAGGACTATCCCGGTGTCCGTTTCGTGTACATGACCGGACACCTCGACGGGTCAGGGCTTAACGGTGACCTCCACAAACGGAACGAACAGATACGCCGGTACTGCAGGGAGAACAATAAAATCCTCTATGATTTCAACGATATCGAATCATATGATCCCGACGGAACCTGGTTCGGGGATAAAATCCCGAACGACAACTGCGATTACGATACGGACGGTAACGGTTCTCAGGACGGCAACTGGGCGATCGAATGGCAGAATGCCCATCCGGGAGAATGGTATTCCTGCGATGCAGCACACACCCAACCCCTGAATGCAAACCGGAAGGCGTACGCCGCCTGGTGGCTCTGGGCGCGGCTTGCCGGGTGGCAGGATACTCCCGCCGGGGTCAGGGAGCGTTCCGATGCCGTACATGCGTTCTCGCTCGGCCAGAATTTCCCCAATCCGTTCAATGCATCGACGACCATTATCTACACGGTCAACGAACCGTTTGACGGTGAGCTTGTTCTCTACAACTGCGCCGGGCAGAAGGTCAAAGCGCTTGTGAGCGGCGCTCTCTCACGGGGTATGCACACTGTCATTTGGGATGGCTCGGACGATCACGGCAGACCGGTCACGAGCGGTGTTTACCTGTACCGGCTCATGGGACACGGCGCGGCAGAGGAAACGAAAGCCATGATGTATGTAAAATAA
- a CDS encoding efflux RND transporter periplasmic adaptor subunit, which yields MKKIIIGVLVLVVAAAGVFFYFRVKSKKKHVQYTEVAAVRGDLTEKALAVGKIDPDHEIVIKSQVSGIVEKVHREVGEEVKKGEPLMVVKPEPTPLERAEARRQFELAELNRKYMDNELQRASKLYESKYIPGKDYEDAQRNMQESEVREKQAKERLELLEKGSSKIGDILVESVIRAPTDGMILERLVNVGDPVVPLTSYQPGTELMRLASMDDLIFVGTVDEIDVGKISAGMKAIIHIGAVASSALDGELIFISPKSRLKDNVVVFDIKIRILDSKGVKLRAGYSASADLIITEKKGVLYIPERLVEFKGDSTFVSLKAADADSLVKRPVKLGFSDGLSVEITEGLSEGEKVAEK from the coding sequence TTGAAAAAGATAATTATCGGTGTTCTTGTACTCGTGGTGGCCGCAGCGGGTGTATTTTTCTATTTTCGCGTAAAATCCAAAAAAAAACACGTACAATATACAGAAGTCGCCGCAGTACGCGGAGATTTGACCGAAAAGGCTCTGGCGGTCGGGAAAATTGATCCTGATCACGAGATTGTCATCAAGTCACAGGTCTCGGGAATTGTGGAGAAAGTACATCGCGAGGTCGGCGAAGAGGTAAAAAAGGGAGAGCCGCTCATGGTGGTCAAACCCGAGCCGACGCCTCTCGAACGTGCCGAAGCCCGCCGTCAATTCGAGCTTGCGGAATTGAACAGAAAATATATGGATAACGAGCTGCAAAGAGCTTCGAAACTCTATGAGAGCAAATATATTCCCGGAAAAGATTATGAAGATGCCCAGAGAAACATGCAGGAATCCGAAGTTCGGGAAAAGCAGGCTAAAGAAAGACTCGAGCTTCTGGAAAAAGGCAGCTCGAAAATCGGCGACATACTTGTCGAATCGGTTATCCGCGCCCCTACGGACGGTATGATTCTCGAACGTCTGGTGAATGTCGGCGACCCCGTGGTGCCGCTTACATCGTACCAGCCAGGTACGGAACTCATGAGGCTCGCCAGTATGGACGATCTCATATTTGTCGGCACTGTCGATGAAATCGATGTGGGTAAAATCTCGGCGGGTATGAAAGCGATCATCCATATCGGCGCCGTAGCATCGAGCGCCCTCGACGGCGAGCTCATCTTCATCAGTCCAAAGAGCAGATTGAAGGACAATGTGGTTGTATTCGATATAAAGATACGGATTCTGGACAGCAAAGGAGTGAAGTTGCGCGCCGGATACTCAGCGAGCGCCGATTTGATCATTACCGAGAAAAAGGGTGTCCTGTATATTCCCGAGCGTCTCGTTGAATTCAAGGGTGATTCGACATTCGTGTCGCTCAAGGCCGCCGATGCGGACAGCCTTGTCAAACGGCCGGTCAAGCTTGGTTTTTCCGATGGTTTATCGGTGGAGATTACCGAGGGTCTGTCAGAGGGTGAAAAGGTCGCTGAAAAATAG
- a CDS encoding ABC transporter permease, translated as MFDYCIKMVFQFIDDMRKQKLRCFLTMSGITWGTMSVVLLLTFGESFRMASLKNMSGMGNNIVILGGGRTSQPFSGMPSGRYIRLREETVNLLRLHIPKIGYMSPENEQWVNLAIDHERQSKRCVGVYPEYGIIRNLPPQKGGRFINRIDMENRRRVIFLGLNVKEKFFDSKTDPVGKTIMVNGIPFTVVGVMQKKIQNSSYMSQDTEIVFIPYSTCRDVFGANYVNRIIFRARNDMDTPGIKDDIYAVLGKTLGFSKDDKDAIWMWDTSEMTQFVQYFFMGFEIFLFLGGLLTLIVGGIGVANIMYVSIRERRREIGIKSALGATPRLILMQFMMESFIIMLVGGGLGILGAVLIVALFNAPALGAIQTVLGKPVINMNISLITAAILALIGFAAGWSPAKNAADMDPVRALEF; from the coding sequence ATGTTTGATTATTGTATAAAAATGGTTTTTCAGTTTATCGACGACATGCGTAAACAGAAGCTCCGCTGTTTTCTGACCATGTCGGGTATAACATGGGGAACGATGTCGGTTGTTCTGCTCCTGACATTCGGCGAATCTTTCCGGATGGCATCTCTGAAAAACATGAGCGGCATGGGTAACAATATCGTCATCCTCGGCGGGGGAAGAACATCGCAGCCGTTTTCCGGCATGCCGTCGGGACGGTATATCCGGCTTCGTGAGGAAACGGTCAATCTTCTGCGGCTGCATATCCCTAAAATCGGGTACATGTCGCCGGAAAACGAACAGTGGGTAAATCTCGCTATAGACCATGAACGACAGAGTAAACGGTGCGTCGGTGTCTATCCTGAGTATGGCATAATCCGTAATCTTCCCCCGCAAAAGGGCGGCAGATTCATCAACCGGATCGATATGGAGAACAGGCGACGGGTGATTTTCCTCGGTCTGAATGTCAAAGAAAAGTTCTTCGACAGTAAAACCGATCCGGTCGGCAAGACCATCATGGTCAACGGCATACCGTTTACGGTTGTCGGGGTTATGCAGAAAAAAATACAGAATTCGTCCTATATGTCTCAGGACACCGAAATCGTGTTCATTCCATACTCAACATGCCGCGATGTGTTCGGCGCCAACTATGTGAACCGTATCATATTCAGAGCGCGGAACGATATGGATACTCCCGGAATCAAAGACGATATATATGCCGTGCTCGGGAAAACGCTCGGTTTTTCGAAAGATGACAAGGATGCCATCTGGATGTGGGATACATCGGAAATGACCCAGTTTGTCCAGTATTTTTTCATGGGATTCGAGATATTTCTGTTCCTCGGTGGATTGCTTACCCTCATTGTCGGGGGCATCGGCGTCGCCAACATCATGTATGTGTCCATACGGGAGCGGCGGCGCGAGATCGGCATCAAGTCGGCGCTCGGAGCTACTCCTCGCCTGATTCTTATGCAGTTCATGATGGAATCGTTCATCATAATGCTGGTCGGCGGAGGTCTCGGTATTCTGGGTGCAGTGCTCATAGTGGCGCTTTTCAATGCTCCGGCGCTGGGGGCCATACAGACCGTTCTCGGCAAACCGGTCATCAATATGAACATATCGCTGATTACGGCGGCGATACTTGCCCTGATCGGTTTTGCCGCGGGCTGGTCTCCCGCGAAAAATGCGGCGGACATGGACCCGGTACGGGCGCTCGAATTCTGA